In Carboxydothermus pertinax, a single genomic region encodes these proteins:
- a CDS encoding coiled-coil domain-containing protein gives MDITKTEARLDQITDMLTELIRIVGNTNAAVEGLRKDVEGLGKDVEGLRKDVEGLRKDVEGLRKDVEGLRKDVDELKSDMKEVKQTLKEHTEKLDYVLFKLAHHDADIFNLKRIKP, from the coding sequence ATGGATATTACCAAAACCGAAGCCCGCTTAGATCAAATTACGGACATGCTAACTGAATTAATCCGCATAGTCGGCAATACCAACGCCGCAGTAGAAGGGCTTAGAAAAGATGTAGAAGGGCTTGGAAAAGATGTAGAAGGACTTAGAAAAGATGTAGAAGGACTTAGAAAAGATGTAGAAGGACTTAGAAAAGATGTAGAAGGACTTAGAAAAGATGTAGACGAACTTAAAAGCGATATGAAAGAAGTTAAACAAACGCTTAAAGAACACACAGAAAAGTTAGATTATGTCCTGTTTAAACTTGCTCATCACGATGCCGATATATTCAATCTCAAGCGTATTAAACCATAA
- the scfB gene encoding thioether cross-link-forming SCIFF peptide maturase — protein sequence MHIYRYKGTNIAIDEFSGGIHVLDEITYEILKDYDGYQGKAPLQDLTLEKVLPKLEGRYSPGEIKEALEEIKSLIAEGQLFSEDKFQQHYKPPKTEIKAMCLNIAHDCNMRCRYCFAGTGSYGHERGLMSLSTAQKAIDFLIENSGQRKNLEVDFFGGEPLLNWEVVKATVIYGTEKAQAFGKNISFTLTTNAILLTDEVREFLAEHNMGVVLSLDGREEVHDRMRPLPGGKASYKTVLTNIKKFLEKWGERSYYIRGTFTAQNPDFAEDFKALAQEGFKSISLEPVVLPESSPLALKEQLLPVLKAQYDELGEYLYKLWQEGKNVEFFHFNLNPYEGPCLHKRLSGCGAGFEYVAVSPEGNIYPCHQFVGKEKYRMGNVNEGIIHKDIPETFKNAHIYNKNDCTSCWARYYCSGGCHANNLNMTGNILKPYKTSCEMMKKRVEIALYLALKKEGLI from the coding sequence ATGCACATTTATCGTTATAAAGGAACCAATATTGCCATAGATGAATTTTCCGGTGGCATTCATGTCTTAGATGAAATTACTTACGAAATTCTCAAAGATTATGATGGGTACCAGGGAAAAGCTCCTTTACAAGATCTTACTTTAGAAAAGGTTTTACCAAAGTTAGAGGGGCGTTATTCTCCAGGGGAAATAAAGGAAGCATTAGAGGAAATAAAATCTTTAATTGCCGAAGGCCAGCTTTTTTCCGAGGATAAGTTTCAACAACACTATAAGCCTCCGAAAACTGAAATAAAAGCTATGTGCCTGAATATCGCTCATGACTGCAACATGCGCTGTCGCTACTGCTTTGCGGGAACAGGAAGTTATGGCCATGAACGGGGGCTTATGTCCCTTTCTACCGCCCAAAAGGCCATTGATTTTTTAATAGAAAATAGTGGGCAGCGAAAAAACCTTGAGGTGGACTTTTTTGGGGGCGAACCTCTTTTAAACTGGGAAGTGGTTAAGGCGACTGTTATATACGGTACAGAAAAAGCCCAGGCTTTTGGTAAAAATATAAGCTTTACCCTTACCACCAATGCCATCCTCCTTACCGATGAAGTTCGGGAGTTTTTAGCCGAGCACAATATGGGGGTTGTGTTAAGCTTAGATGGCCGGGAAGAGGTCCACGACCGAATGCGTCCACTACCCGGTGGCAAAGCGTCTTATAAAACAGTACTTACAAATATCAAAAAATTCCTGGAGAAATGGGGGGAGCGTTCCTATTATATCCGTGGAACTTTTACCGCCCAAAATCCGGACTTTGCCGAAGACTTTAAGGCTTTGGCCCAGGAAGGATTTAAATCCATTTCCTTAGAGCCAGTGGTACTGCCGGAATCTTCCCCCCTTGCTTTAAAAGAGCAGCTTTTACCTGTCTTAAAAGCTCAATACGACGAATTGGGAGAATATTTATATAAGCTCTGGCAGGAGGGAAAAAATGTGGAATTTTTCCACTTTAATTTAAATCCCTATGAAGGGCCATGTCTTCATAAAAGGCTTTCCGGCTGTGGAGCAGGTTTTGAGTATGTGGCGGTATCTCCAGAAGGAAATATTTATCCCTGTCACCAGTTTGTTGGCAAAGAAAAGTATCGAATGGGGAATGTAAATGAAGGGATTATCCATAAAGATATTCCAGAGACCTTTAAAAACGCCCATATTTATAATAAAAACGATTGTACCTCCTGCTGGGCCCGGTATTACTGCAGCGGTGGCTGCCATGCTAATAATCTTAATATGACCGGAAATATTTTAAAGCCCTATAAAACCTCTTGCGAAATGATGAAAAAGCGGGTAGAAATTGCTCTCTATCTAGCCCTAAAGAAAGAAGGTCTTATTTAA
- a CDS encoding HAD family hydrolase, with protein sequence MLTVEIPGRFTLNLAYLVLDYNGTIAVDGKLLPGVGELLVELNKFLKIYVLTRDTFGKVREELALFPFVELIIVGEPGAQEKRKFLEKLGAEKTVAIGNGYNDRLMLKEAALGILVIEEEGASIEALLSADIIVKSPIDALKLLTNKGRMVATLRC encoded by the coding sequence ATGTTAACCGTAGAGATTCCAGGAAGATTTACTTTGAATCTGGCTTATCTGGTGCTGGATTATAATGGTACAATTGCTGTGGACGGAAAACTGTTGCCCGGGGTAGGAGAGCTTTTAGTTGAGCTAAATAAATTTTTAAAAATTTACGTTTTAACCCGTGATACCTTTGGAAAAGTAAGGGAAGAACTGGCTTTATTTCCTTTTGTGGAATTAATAATAGTGGGGGAGCCAGGGGCCCAAGAAAAACGTAAGTTTTTAGAAAAGCTCGGAGCGGAGAAGACGGTAGCCATTGGAAATGGTTATAATGACCGGCTAATGTTAAAAGAAGCAGCTTTAGGGATTTTAGTTATTGAAGAAGAAGGGGCAAGTATTGAGGCCTTACTTAGTGCCGATATCATAGTTAAATCGCCGATAGATGCTTTAAAGCTATTAACCAATAAAGGCCGAATGGTGGCGACTCTTCGTTGTTAA
- the recR gene encoding recombination mediator RecR: protein MYFAEPVAKLIEQLSKLPGIGPKTAQKLALHLLETPEEEAEALATAILTARKNTRYCSTCFNLTDTDPCAICQNPSRNRKLLMVVEEPRDVAVIEKTGSFNGIYHVLHGALSPIKGIGPEDLKVRELLIRLSKEPVDEIILATNPTIEGEATAMYLASLLKPLNFKVTRIAHGLPVGSDIEYADELTLRKALEGRRILE, encoded by the coding sequence TTGTATTTTGCAGAACCGGTGGCCAAATTAATAGAACAGTTATCCAAGCTTCCGGGAATTGGTCCTAAAACTGCCCAAAAGCTTGCCTTGCATCTTTTGGAAACCCCTGAGGAAGAAGCAGAGGCTTTGGCTACTGCTATTTTAACTGCCCGAAAAAATACCAGATATTGTTCTACTTGCTTTAACCTAACCGATACCGACCCCTGTGCTATTTGCCAAAATCCTTCCCGTAACCGGAAGCTTTTAATGGTAGTGGAAGAGCCAAGGGATGTAGCGGTAATAGAGAAGACTGGCAGTTTTAACGGCATATACCATGTGCTGCACGGAGCTCTGTCTCCCATCAAGGGAATAGGGCCAGAAGATTTAAAGGTGAGGGAATTATTAATTAGGCTTTCTAAAGAACCGGTGGATGAAATAATTCTTGCTACTAATCCAACCATTGAAGGTGAAGCGACGGCGATGTATTTGGCTTCGCTATTAAAGCCTTTAAACTTTAAGGTAACAAGGATTGCCCACGGTTTGCCGGTGGGAAGCGACATTGAATATGCGGACGAACTAACCCTTCGAAAAGCCTTAGAAGGCCGAAGAATTTTGGAATAA
- a CDS encoding YbaB/EbfC family nucleoid-associated protein has translation MFGNMGNMQKMLKQVQKMQQDMAKLQEELSERTVEATSGGGMVKAVVNGKQELISLAINPEAVDPEDVEMLSDMIMAAVNEALRKSKEMVAEEMGKITGGLNLNLPGLF, from the coding sequence ATGTTTGGCAACATGGGAAATATGCAAAAAATGTTAAAGCAAGTACAAAAAATGCAGCAGGATATGGCAAAACTTCAGGAAGAACTAAGTGAAAGAACGGTGGAAGCTACTTCTGGTGGTGGCATGGTAAAAGCGGTGGTGAACGGCAAGCAGGAATTAATATCATTAGCCATTAATCCAGAGGCGGTGGATCCGGAAGATGTGGAAATGCTGTCTGATATGATTATGGCTGCAGTTAATGAAGCCTTGAGAAAATCCAAAGAAATGGTTGCCGAAGAAATGGGTAAGATTACCGGAGGACTTAATTTAAATCTTCCTGGATTATTTTAA
- the tadA gene encoding tRNA adenosine(34) deaminase TadA, whose amino-acid sequence MDHEKFMAEALKEAEKAALQGEVPVGAVVVLKGEIIGRGYNLRETLADPTAHAEIIALKEAARSLKNWQLKDCTLYVTIEPCPMCAGAIYQARIKTLVYGAPDLKAGAVDTLFDLVRNPRLNHRVEVISGVLAAEASKIITDFFREKRNRGKF is encoded by the coding sequence ATGGACCACGAAAAATTTATGGCTGAAGCTTTAAAGGAAGCAGAGAAAGCGGCACTCCAGGGGGAAGTCCCGGTGGGTGCCGTTGTGGTTTTAAAGGGTGAAATCATTGGCCGGGGGTATAATTTGCGGGAAACTTTGGCCGACCCTACGGCCCATGCGGAAATTATTGCCCTAAAAGAAGCTGCCCGGAGTTTAAAAAACTGGCAGTTAAAAGACTGCACGTTATATGTCACCATAGAGCCCTGCCCGATGTGCGCCGGAGCTATTTATCAGGCCCGGATCAAAACCCTGGTATACGGAGCTCCTGACCTAAAAGCGGGAGCGGTAGATACCTTATTTGATTTAGTGCGCAATCCGCGTTTAAACCACCGGGTAGAGGTGATATCCGGGGTACTTGCGGCTGAGGCGAGTAAAATAATAACAGATTTTTTCAGGGAAAAAAGGAACAGAGGAAAATTTTAA
- a CDS encoding NAD(P)/FAD-dependent oxidoreductase, which yields MKKYDVIIVGAGPAGIFAALEITQTKPDAKVLILEKGPDVNKRICPSKEKGIPCINCKPCAIVTGWGGAGAVSDGKLTLSTEVGGHLGEYIGEKELNGLIKYVDDIYLKFGAPDVVYGMDREEEIREIQKRAVLADLRLVPAPIRHLGTGRALEIVAAMKEELLSRGVDIATHTQVAEILVNHGKVKGVETTSGEYYESTAVVVAPGREGSEWLLKESLKLGLKTAVNPVDIGVRVELPAVVFEPITNVVYESKFIYYSKTFEDKVRTFCMNPYGEVVQENNDGIITVNGHSHAHKKTENTNFALLVSKTFTHPFKEPIAYGKYIARLANLLGGGVLVQRLGDLIDGRRTTEERLKKGLVRPTLEDATPGDLSLVFPYRHLMALVEMLQALDKIAPGVFNRNTLLYGVEVKFYSSRLELSPVLETKIQNLFAAGDGAGVTRGLVQASASGVVIGRELAKRL from the coding sequence ATGAAAAAATATGATGTTATAATCGTTGGGGCAGGACCGGCAGGAATTTTTGCCGCCCTGGAGATTACCCAGACTAAACCCGATGCCAAGGTATTAATTTTAGAAAAAGGTCCTGATGTTAACAAAAGGATCTGTCCATCCAAAGAAAAGGGTATACCGTGTATCAACTGTAAGCCCTGTGCCATTGTTACCGGCTGGGGAGGAGCGGGAGCTGTTTCCGACGGTAAGCTTACCCTGTCCACCGAAGTGGGTGGGCATCTAGGTGAATATATTGGAGAAAAGGAATTAAACGGGCTCATAAAATACGTTGACGATATATATCTTAAGTTTGGCGCCCCGGACGTGGTTTATGGGATGGACCGGGAGGAAGAAATCCGGGAAATTCAAAAAAGGGCTGTTTTAGCCGATTTGCGGCTGGTGCCGGCGCCTATTAGGCACCTAGGTACCGGTAGAGCATTAGAGATTGTGGCAGCAATGAAAGAGGAACTACTGAGCCGGGGTGTGGATATTGCCACTCATACGCAAGTGGCAGAAATATTAGTTAATCACGGAAAAGTAAAAGGAGTAGAGACCACTTCTGGCGAATATTATGAAAGTACGGCAGTGGTAGTAGCTCCAGGCCGGGAAGGGTCCGAGTGGCTTTTAAAAGAATCTCTGAAGCTTGGTCTTAAAACTGCTGTTAACCCGGTAGATATTGGGGTGCGGGTGGAGCTTCCGGCGGTAGTGTTTGAGCCAATTACGAATGTAGTTTACGAATCAAAGTTCATCTACTACTCCAAAACATTTGAAGACAAAGTCAGAACTTTTTGTATGAATCCCTACGGAGAGGTAGTGCAGGAGAATAACGATGGGATTATTACCGTAAATGGCCATTCCCATGCCCATAAGAAAACCGAGAACACCAACTTTGCCCTGTTAGTAAGTAAAACCTTTACTCATCCCTTCAAAGAGCCTATTGCCTACGGCAAATACATTGCTCGCCTCGCCAACTTATTAGGAGGTGGGGTACTGGTACAACGGCTTGGGGATTTAATTGATGGTCGCCGGACTACCGAGGAGCGGTTAAAAAAAGGTCTGGTACGACCAACTTTGGAAGATGCAACGCCTGGAGACTTAAGCTTAGTTTTTCCCTACCGCCATTTAATGGCGTTGGTAGAGATGTTACAAGCTTTAGACAAAATTGCCCCGGGGGTATTTAACCGCAATACCTTATTGTACGGGGTGGAAGTAAAGTTTTATTCTTCGCGCTTAGAGTTAAGTCCAGTTTTGGAAACCAAAATCCAAAACCTTTTTGCCGCTGGCGATGGTGCTGGAGTTACCCGGGGGCTGGTGCAAGCATCCGCTTCGGGGGTAGTTATTGGCCGAGAGCTGGCAAAACGCCTTTAA
- a CDS encoding polysaccharide deacetylase family protein — translation MFNYQKKLYVLLVFIFLVFNLTFSLGAEKTAEPSAVPILMYHIIGKPSGSWPELYVQPEVFLKQLDWLKANGYHTVSLKDVYDYWYENKPLPSKPIVLTFDDGNISAYNIVLPALKERGMRATFFIITGSFQKPTAVKPEMVKQLYAAGMEIGSHTVNHLDLTKISRKQLAYELKQSKLTLEKLLNAPVEFFCYPSGRVNTQVEQEVRKYYLGAVTTRYGKASKSQNPYLWKRIRINGSDGLAGFITKIRGN, via the coding sequence ATGTTTAATTATCAAAAGAAGCTTTATGTATTGTTGGTGTTTATTTTTTTGGTTTTTAATTTAACCTTTTCTCTTGGAGCTGAAAAAACGGCCGAACCTTCAGCAGTACCAATTTTAATGTATCATATTATTGGTAAGCCTTCCGGTTCATGGCCTGAACTTTATGTACAGCCCGAGGTTTTTTTAAAACAGTTAGACTGGCTAAAAGCTAATGGTTATCATACCGTAAGTTTGAAAGATGTTTACGACTACTGGTATGAAAATAAACCGTTGCCCAGTAAGCCTATTGTCTTAACCTTTGATGATGGCAATATTAGTGCTTATAATATTGTATTGCCAGCCTTAAAAGAGCGGGGAATGAGAGCTACCTTTTTTATCATTACCGGAAGTTTTCAGAAGCCGACGGCTGTAAAACCGGAAATGGTTAAACAATTGTATGCGGCCGGGATGGAAATAGGCTCACATACCGTAAACCATCTGGATTTAACAAAAATTTCGAGGAAGCAACTTGCTTATGAATTAAAGCAGTCAAAATTAACTTTAGAAAAGCTTCTTAATGCACCGGTTGAATTTTTTTGCTATCCTTCTGGAAGAGTAAATACCCAGGTGGAACAGGAAGTTCGCAAGTACTACTTAGGTGCTGTTACAACCAGGTACGGAAAAGCTTCAAAAAGTCAAAATCCTTATTTGTGGAAAAGAATAAGGATAAATGGGAGTGATGGCTTAGCCGGATTTATTACTAAAATCCGTGGTAATTAA
- a CDS encoding DUF503 domain-containing protein, producing the protein MIIGVLTLELYIPQSQSLKEKRMVLKSITEKIKYHYNVSIAEVGNQNLWQRSTLALAAVSLKKDDLEKVFGKIENLIEQNGNVLITERVKEFI; encoded by the coding sequence ATGATTATAGGTGTACTTACTTTAGAGCTTTATATCCCCCAATCCCAATCACTAAAAGAAAAGCGGATGGTCTTAAAAAGCATTACCGAAAAAATAAAGTACCATTATAACGTTTCCATCGCTGAAGTAGGAAACCAAAACCTCTGGCAGAGGTCAACTTTGGCTTTAGCCGCAGTTTCTTTAAAAAAAGACGATTTAGAAAAGGTTTTCGGCAAAATTGAAAACTTAATTGAACAAAACGGTAATGTTTTAATTACTGAAAGGGTTAAAGAATTCATTTAA
- a CDS encoding aminotransferase class IV → MDKIFINGKVLPREKAAISPFDRGFSYGDGVFETIGVFSGVPFLLEKHLQRMFLGLKLLEIKFPLSREQFISTVFKFLREMKVADGVLKIIVSRGESERGLLPARDLEPTVLMSLSPLPARDFKPIKTAFLSVPVLPPKLVIGQIKTLNQLPQVLAAKECQKKGIVEGIRLTIEGYLAEGSMANLFWVKNGVLKTPEKNLVLPGIARELILQLARIADIPVSEGKYPVEEIYGATEIFFTNSVRGIIPVGQLDQRELHDYSVTKRLWALYEAYLEKYIAENRGEG, encoded by the coding sequence ATGGACAAAATATTTATAAACGGCAAAGTTCTTCCCCGGGAAAAGGCGGCAATATCCCCTTTTGACCGGGGTTTTTCCTATGGTGACGGAGTCTTTGAAACCATTGGCGTTTTTTCCGGAGTGCCTTTTTTGTTGGAAAAGCATTTACAAAGGATGTTTTTGGGGCTTAAGCTTTTAGAAATTAAATTCCCCTTGAGCCGCGAGCAATTTATCAGCACCGTTTTCAAGTTTTTAAGAGAAATGAAAGTAGCCGATGGAGTTTTAAAGATTATCGTAAGCCGGGGCGAGAGCGAGCGGGGACTTTTGCCAGCCAGGGATTTAGAACCGACGGTATTAATGAGTTTGTCGCCCCTACCGGCAAGGGATTTTAAACCCATTAAAACAGCGTTTCTTTCTGTACCGGTATTACCGCCTAAACTGGTAATAGGGCAGATTAAAACTTTAAACCAGCTTCCCCAGGTGTTAGCGGCTAAAGAATGTCAGAAAAAAGGGATTGTCGAAGGTATCAGGCTTACTATAGAAGGCTATTTAGCCGAAGGTAGTATGGCTAATCTTTTCTGGGTCAAAAACGGGGTACTGAAAACTCCTGAAAAAAACCTGGTTTTACCTGGAATTGCCCGGGAGCTTATTTTACAACTGGCTCGAATCGCCGATATTCCGGTGTCTGAAGGGAAATATCCGGTAGAAGAAATATATGGGGCAACGGAAATATTTTTTACCAATTCGGTACGGGGGATTATACCCGTAGGTCAACTCGACCAGCGAGAATTACATGACTATTCGGTAACCAAACGCTTATGGGCTTTATACGAAGCTTATTTGGAAAAATACATAGCTGAAAATAGGGGAGAAGGATAA
- a CDS encoding pro-sigmaK processing inhibitor BofA family protein, producing the protein MRLLGMVFRKIFFWMVLGFIFLGIFNLIGKKFSWHLAVNPVTVFIAGILDLPGILLLAALRYIAFVL; encoded by the coding sequence GTGCGGCTACTGGGGATGGTGTTTAGGAAAATATTTTTTTGGATGGTTTTAGGGTTTATCTTTTTAGGGATATTTAATTTAATAGGTAAAAAGTTTAGCTGGCATCTCGCGGTAAACCCGGTAACTGTATTTATTGCAGGAATCCTGGATTTACCGGGGATACTATTACTGGCGGCCTTGCGTTATATCGCTTTTGTTCTTTAA
- the dnaX gene encoding DNA polymerase III subunit gamma/tau, with the protein MYLALYRKWRPKNFFEIVGQETIVKILKNAVATSQVAHAYLFSGPRGTGKTTTAKVLAKAVNCEHPINGEPCNECPSCTGINNQSLLNVFEIDAASNRGIDEIRELRESIKLVPAQGKYKVYIIDEVHMLTNEAFNALLKTLEEPPEHVIFILATTEFNKVPVTIVSRCQRFDFKRISTNTIWEHLKNIAEKEKIQYEPEALHLIAQASEGGLRDALSLMDQVLVFNPQVTVEDTLKVLGFVGWQKILQLISALRENDTAKIINEVAEVVDRGLDVKLFIQQLLQYVRYLNLIKAGLNIEELMPDVIEELKGEADKWDGDKLFFLWEEIARLEREIRQASFPRIWAEVGLLKAARNAGMDFVTPTPAKEVQTPRVTTISKPQPEGKKAKEEKSIATNVVNLSQTPEWQEVLLKTREISPPLAINLSKGTPFKTSDGLKIVFLDEEPLNWILHYKKGSQVKAIIKEVFKGSLGEELKITFNVKSLTSAGKADEPKALRKAKELFGEDKVVIINKEEE; encoded by the coding sequence ATGTATCTTGCGTTGTACCGCAAATGGCGGCCAAAAAACTTTTTCGAGATTGTAGGACAGGAAACCATTGTTAAAATCTTAAAAAATGCTGTAGCTACTTCCCAGGTGGCTCATGCTTACCTTTTCTCCGGTCCCCGGGGAACGGGTAAGACTACAACCGCTAAAGTGCTTGCTAAAGCGGTTAACTGCGAACACCCTATAAACGGAGAGCCGTGTAACGAATGCCCTTCGTGTACTGGGATAAACAACCAAAGCCTTTTAAATGTCTTTGAAATAGACGCAGCTTCCAACCGCGGGATTGATGAAATCCGGGAGCTTCGGGAATCCATTAAACTGGTTCCGGCCCAGGGTAAATATAAAGTATACATCATTGACGAAGTACATATGCTGACTAATGAAGCGTTTAATGCTCTCTTAAAAACCTTAGAAGAGCCGCCGGAGCATGTAATTTTTATTCTAGCGACCACTGAATTTAACAAAGTACCGGTTACCATAGTTTCCCGCTGTCAACGGTTTGATTTTAAAAGAATAAGTACCAATACCATTTGGGAGCATTTAAAGAACATTGCAGAAAAAGAAAAAATACAATACGAGCCGGAAGCCCTGCACTTAATTGCCCAGGCATCCGAAGGGGGGCTTAGGGATGCTTTAAGCTTGATGGATCAGGTACTGGTTTTTAACCCCCAAGTAACCGTTGAAGATACTTTAAAAGTCCTGGGCTTTGTAGGTTGGCAGAAAATTTTACAGCTAATTTCTGCCCTGCGGGAAAATGATACGGCTAAAATTATTAATGAAGTGGCGGAAGTAGTTGACCGAGGACTTGACGTAAAACTTTTTATTCAGCAACTTTTACAGTATGTGCGTTATTTAAATTTAATAAAAGCAGGTTTAAATATCGAAGAGCTTATGCCTGATGTAATTGAAGAATTAAAAGGAGAAGCGGATAAGTGGGACGGTGATAAACTATTTTTCCTGTGGGAAGAAATAGCCCGCCTTGAACGGGAAATACGCCAGGCAAGTTTTCCAAGAATTTGGGCGGAGGTAGGATTATTAAAAGCGGCAAGAAATGCTGGGATGGACTTTGTTACACCAACTCCAGCAAAAGAGGTCCAGACCCCCAGGGTAACAACAATTTCAAAACCGCAACCCGAAGGGAAAAAAGCCAAAGAAGAAAAAAGTATTGCTACTAATGTAGTAAATCTCTCCCAAACCCCGGAGTGGCAAGAAGTGCTATTAAAAACCAGGGAAATTTCTCCGCCTCTAGCCATAAATTTAAGTAAAGGTACTCCCTTTAAAACCAGTGATGGTTTGAAAATAGTTTTTCTAGATGAAGAGCCTTTAAACTGGATTCTTCACTATAAAAAAGGTTCCCAGGTAAAAGCGATTATTAAAGAAGTGTTTAAAGGGTCCTTGGGGGAAGAACTAAAAATTACCTTTAACGTTAAAAGCCTTACTTCAGCGGGTAAGGCCGATGAACCAAAAGCTCTTAGGAAGGCAAAGGAGCTTTTTGGTGAAGATAAAGTGGTTATAATTAACAAAGAGGAGGAATAA
- a CDS encoding adenylosuccinate synthase produces MKTVVLIGTQWGDEGKGKITDFLAEKADLVVRYQGGNNAGHTVVVGENSFKLHLIPSGILYPDKICVIGNGVVIDPKVLKEELLYLKERGINTDNLKISLRAHIIMPYHKKLDELEEEDKGDNKIGTTKRGIGPAYRDKASRTGIRVSDLLDKELFAEKLALNLKEKNNLLKKIYGVEGFSFDELYQEYLEYAEIIRPYATDTSRLINDSIEDGKKILFEGAQGTLLDLDHGTYPYVTSSHPVAGAACIGAGIGPTKIHKVIGVVKAYTTRVGSGPFPTELLDETGEFLRKQGYEFGTTTGRPRRCGWFDGVIARYAARVNGLSGLAVTKLDVLSGLETVKIAVGYRFNGEIIREFPASLKELSQCEPVYEELPGWKEDISGAKKLTDLPENARNYLKKIEEVTGVPVAIISVGTRRDQTIILDQVF; encoded by the coding sequence TTGAAAACTGTGGTTTTAATTGGAACCCAATGGGGGGACGAAGGCAAAGGAAAAATCACCGATTTTTTGGCGGAGAAAGCTGACCTGGTAGTACGCTACCAGGGGGGGAATAATGCTGGACATACCGTTGTGGTGGGGGAAAATTCTTTTAAGCTCCACTTAATTCCTTCGGGTATTTTATACCCGGATAAAATTTGCGTAATTGGCAACGGTGTGGTGATTGACCCCAAAGTTTTAAAAGAAGAACTTTTATATTTAAAAGAACGCGGAATAAATACCGATAATCTAAAGATTAGCTTAAGAGCACACATCATTATGCCCTACCACAAAAAGCTTGATGAATTAGAAGAAGAAGATAAAGGAGATAACAAAATCGGTACTACCAAGCGGGGAATTGGCCCGGCTTACCGGGATAAAGCATCCCGTACCGGTATTCGGGTCTCGGACCTTTTAGATAAAGAACTTTTTGCCGAAAAATTAGCTTTAAATCTTAAAGAAAAAAATAATCTTTTGAAAAAGATTTATGGGGTAGAAGGCTTTAGTTTTGATGAGTTATACCAGGAGTATTTAGAATATGCCGAAATCATAAGGCCGTATGCTACCGATACCTCCAGGCTTATAAATGATTCCATTGAGGATGGGAAAAAAATCCTTTTTGAAGGAGCCCAGGGGACGTTACTGGATCTTGACCATGGCACCTACCCCTATGTTACTTCCAGCCACCCGGTAGCCGGGGCGGCATGTATTGGAGCCGGTATTGGTCCGACCAAGATTCACAAAGTAATTGGAGTGGTAAAGGCTTATACCACGCGGGTAGGTAGTGGCCCCTTTCCTACAGAGCTTTTAGATGAGACTGGCGAGTTTTTACGAAAACAGGGGTACGAATTTGGCACTACCACCGGTCGGCCTCGCCGCTGTGGTTGGTTTGACGGGGTAATTGCCCGCTATGCGGCTCGGGTAAATGGTTTATCCGGCCTTGCGGTTACCAAGCTTGATGTTTTATCCGGTCTTGAAACCGTAAAAATAGCGGTAGGCTATCGGTTTAACGGGGAAATCATCCGGGAATTTCCCGCAAGTTTAAAAGAACTTTCCCAGTGCGAACCAGTTTATGAGGAACTTCCCGGGTGGAAAGAAGATATTAGCGGAGCTAAAAAACTTACTGACCTTCCGGAAAACGCCAGGAATTACTTAAAGAAAATTGAAGAAGTTACCGGCGTTCCTGTTGCTATTATTTCTGTAGGAACCCGCCGGGATCAAACTATTATTTTAGACCAGGTTTTTTAG
- the scfA gene encoding six-cysteine ranthipeptide SCIFF: MKHIKSLKGSLSHFEGKGCGNCQASCQSACKTSCTVGNQVCQN; the protein is encoded by the coding sequence ATGAAGCATATTAAGTCTTTAAAAGGAAGTCTTAGCCATTTTGAGGGTAAAGGTTGCGGCAATTGCCAGGCATCTTGCCAATCGGCCTGCAAAACTTCCTGCACTGTAGGAAATCAGGTTTGTCAGAACTAA